The Aggregicoccus sp. 17bor-14 genome includes a region encoding these proteins:
- a CDS encoding 2-hydroxychromene-2-carboxylate isomerase yields MSAASRELEFWFDFGSNYSYLSVMRIEQAAARQGVQVRWRPFLLGPIFKALGWETSPFVLQKEKGAYMWKDMVREAHKYGVPWTRPSTFPRRAVLPLRVALLGAEQPWMGELCRRVMLRNFSEDRDIDSPEAMSEVLAGLKLPAEALLAKAQSEENKLRLRTQTEAARSRGIFGAPSFFVGDELFWGNDRLDDALAFAAR; encoded by the coding sequence ATGAGCGCAGCGAGCAGGGAGTTGGAGTTCTGGTTCGATTTCGGCAGCAACTACAGCTACCTGAGCGTGATGCGCATCGAGCAGGCCGCCGCGCGCCAGGGCGTGCAGGTGCGCTGGAGGCCCTTCCTGCTCGGGCCCATCTTCAAGGCGCTGGGCTGGGAGACCTCGCCCTTCGTGCTGCAGAAGGAGAAGGGCGCGTACATGTGGAAGGACATGGTGCGCGAGGCGCACAAGTACGGGGTGCCCTGGACGCGCCCGAGCACCTTCCCTCGCCGGGCGGTGCTCCCGCTGCGCGTGGCGCTGCTCGGCGCCGAGCAGCCGTGGATGGGCGAGCTCTGCCGCCGCGTCATGCTGCGCAACTTCTCCGAGGACCGGGACATCGACTCGCCCGAGGCCATGAGCGAGGTGCTCGCAGGGCTGAAGCTCCCGGCGGAGGCGCTGCTCGCGAAGGCGCAGTCCGAGGAGAACAAGCTGCGGCTGCGCACGCAGACCGAGGCGGCGAGGTCGCGCGGCATCTTCGGCGCGCCGTCGTTCTTCGTGGGCGACGAGCTCTTCTGGGGAAACGACCGCCTGGACGACGCGCTCGCCTTCGCGGCCCGCTAG
- a CDS encoding D-TA family PLP-dependent enzyme, with protein MTEVQHIDALTTPAALVDLAQVEANLRRGDAYARSHGLRWRPHIKTHKTRELAALQLQAGATGVTVATQRELELMASVTDDLFLAYPPVGAQRLARLMALPAQVRLRVAVDSLEVLTPLADAARAAGRSVGVMVELDLGMHRVGVQQPEEAVALAREASRTEGLRYEGICFYPGHVRVPLAEQDGALAALTHALGRHRAALEAAGLAPPEVSGGSTPTLWRSHEIPGLTEIRPGIHLFYDRASALLGSCAWEEISYSVLATVVSTAVPGQAVVDAGSKALAKEEPPRGVGYAALRDHPEVLLRSLSEEHGLLDLSGSSWRPRVGERVRLVPNHVCVSVNLHEQLWGVRGDEVVHKWGVAARGW; from the coding sequence ATGACCGAGGTCCAGCACATCGACGCCCTCACCACGCCTGCGGCCCTGGTGGACCTTGCGCAGGTGGAGGCGAACCTGCGCCGCGGCGATGCGTACGCGCGCAGTCACGGCCTGCGCTGGCGCCCGCACATCAAGACGCACAAGACGCGCGAGCTCGCCGCGCTGCAGCTGCAGGCGGGCGCCACGGGAGTGACCGTGGCCACGCAGCGCGAGCTGGAGCTGATGGCCAGCGTCACGGACGACCTCTTCCTCGCCTATCCGCCCGTGGGGGCGCAGCGGCTCGCGCGGCTCATGGCGCTTCCCGCACAGGTGCGGCTGAGGGTGGCCGTGGACTCGCTCGAAGTGCTCACGCCCCTCGCGGATGCGGCCAGGGCAGCGGGGCGCAGCGTGGGCGTGATGGTGGAGCTGGACCTGGGCATGCACCGCGTCGGCGTGCAGCAGCCGGAGGAGGCGGTCGCGCTCGCCCGGGAAGCGTCTCGCACCGAGGGGCTGCGCTACGAAGGCATCTGCTTCTACCCGGGGCACGTGCGCGTCCCGCTCGCCGAGCAGGATGGGGCGCTCGCGGCGCTCACCCACGCCCTCGGGAGGCACCGCGCCGCCCTGGAGGCCGCGGGGCTCGCGCCGCCGGAGGTGAGCGGCGGCTCCACCCCCACCCTGTGGCGCTCGCACGAGATCCCGGGACTCACCGAGATCCGCCCCGGCATCCACCTCTTCTACGACCGGGCCTCGGCGCTGCTCGGGTCCTGCGCGTGGGAGGAGATCTCCTACTCGGTGCTGGCCACGGTGGTCAGCACCGCCGTCCCGGGCCAGGCCGTGGTGGACGCGGGCAGCAAGGCCCTGGCGAAGGAGGAGCCGCCCCGGGGCGTGGGGTACGCCGCCCTGCGCGATCATCCCGAGGTGCTGCTGCGCTCGCTCAGCGAGGAGCACGGCCTGCTGGATCTCTCCGGCAGCTCCTGGCGGCCACGCGTGGGCGAGCGCGTCCGCCTGGTCCCCAACCACGTCTGCGTGTCGGTGAACCTTCACGAGCAGCTTTGGGGTGTGCGCGGCGACGAGGTGGTGCACAAGTGGGGTGTCGCGGCGCGGGGCTGGTGA